In Streptomyces sp. SLBN-118, the following are encoded in one genomic region:
- a CDS encoding response regulator: MTDAATPIRVLVVEDDPVAADAHALYVGRVRGFAVAGVAHSRSEAVRVLERTAVDLLLLDLYLPDGHGLHLVRSLRAAGHSADVIAVTSARDLAIVREGVSLGVVQYVLKPFTFATLRDRLTRYAEFRAAAGEASGQDEVDRALGALRAPQGGGLPKGLSAPTLAAVTRTLRDCAAGLTATEAGSAVGISRITARRYLEHLVTEGRAARSPQYGQIGRPELQYRWITSSR, from the coding sequence ATGACTGACGCCGCCACCCCCATCCGCGTCCTCGTCGTCGAGGACGACCCCGTCGCCGCCGACGCGCACGCCCTCTACGTCGGCCGTGTCAGAGGCTTCGCCGTCGCCGGGGTGGCGCACTCCCGGTCCGAGGCCGTGCGCGTCCTGGAGCGGACCGCGGTCGATCTGCTGCTGCTCGACCTGTATCTGCCCGACGGGCACGGGCTCCATCTCGTACGGTCCCTGCGCGCGGCAGGCCACTCGGCCGATGTCATCGCCGTCACCTCGGCCCGTGACCTCGCGATCGTGCGCGAAGGAGTGTCCCTCGGGGTCGTCCAGTACGTCCTGAAGCCCTTCACCTTCGCCACCCTCCGCGACAGGCTCACCCGGTACGCCGAGTTCCGTGCCGCCGCCGGGGAGGCCAGTGGCCAGGACGAGGTGGACCGGGCGCTCGGCGCGCTGCGCGCGCCCCAGGGCGGCGGGCTCCCCAAGGGCCTCAGCGCGCCCACGCTCGCCGCGGTCACCCGTACGCTGCGCGATTGCGCCGCCGGGCTCACCGCCACCGAAGCCGGCAGTGCCGTTGGCATCTCACGGATCACCGCACGCCGCTATCTGGAACACCTGGTCACCGAGGGCCGGGCGGCGCGCAGCCCGCAGTACGGTCAGATCGGGCGGCCCGAGCTGCAGTACCGATGGATCACTTCCAGCCGCTGA